Proteins encoded together in one Quercus lobata isolate SW786 chromosome 3, ValleyOak3.0 Primary Assembly, whole genome shotgun sequence window:
- the LOC115982654 gene encoding methyl-CpG-binding domain-containing protein 9-like isoform X1, translating to MELNEPTRVMPFDIDLNEPPLPSPRDSHLSPPPPPPPSPPPPPPPSRPRAAVLLDINAAPPIEPDADQCLQSMNSRMHVVRDSSFIGNSLNDPVTCSNLLYVGNEFDLLKTPGSVRHNVRSDFKDSVQQRLNFDGNFTETDLGSKLKGGLWASDTTPHKIPFQNPSEAYMQELREFIAENHGILEDGWRVELSYCQNRKKIFPVYCAPDGNKFPSMFDVARHLGLVLDCLSVEPEGTSDRFAFWRKRLHLCRRKESMYSKAKNLDRFQENLRSFHGEVSLGIGTEVNQACRLKDNSGTTETPSSEDNEGCAVGQLQEGLPIQFEDFCILSVGEVDPRPSYHNTSQIWPIGYRSSWHDRITGSLFVCDISDGGDSGPVFKVQRFSCSARPIPIGSTVISKPGFGLHNAEGKVESDDSTTFVIIDDDDINIQMILFDHSPPQLDHDRLAGSGNISNEVCNLQTMNSLQTESNFFPQSPRKYTAVNSGVIDNIGEFLVEGRSSISVWKMVSQTLADACRNVYKKTGLCKFCCKDAVPIMWSSCLHSESTKSDDSLAKFCYISGPINIPCCIQSDDELITTCEALVKWLDQDRFGLDMEFVQEFIEQLPGVHACSEYKFLNERCDISKLRTVGSGFLLVKRKTGMQSEKEADGFLKGCKRSRKRAFEESVKKDCSPPGKPVSLKLPADSIGDVLQSWELLCRFSEVLGLEEPLSFKELEEELINGYSFITRRTLTKVHCSLLKVLLGELQVKVAAFVDPNSDVVGSKFRRGRKKDADYLISVKKSMLDMLPVDELTWLELARRYILTVSFMHGNLDSTEIIGRESCRVLQCLRGDGGLISDSNVEVAGREADTLLLAEATKQIFGSAHSVDNGSSVEHKKSDTIVGCKTVTVNNGETPEWAQALEPVRKLPTNVGARIRNCVYSALEKDPPEWAKKVLEHSISKEVYKGNASGPTKKAVLSILAEVCGEDPQQKPNRKRKDKCVNTVSDVIMKQCRNVLHLAAAADKKMVFGSVLGGSLNISDDDDDDEGLLQSPSMLSRPLDFRIIDMKLTSGAYGGSHDAFLEDVREVWRNIRTACGDQADLIHLAETLSQKFEVLYKKEVLNFVPKLVDNETGGCSSAEAKNKMGDINECARENPKARSDEGVCKLCGVNKDDKNVLLCDTCDSGYHTYCLNPPLAKIPHGNWYCPSCVTGNCITQGSSQSTEVISRFRKKRCQREFNHRFPKALAHLVTTMAMKEYWEYTVEERIFLLKFLCDEVLNSAKIREHLEQCASMSADLQQKLHSLSSEWRNLKLREEVVAAQVGKVNQSTLNGVGNSVTEEVAIVRTSYRKLMGQLLSRSSCMSPFSTNMNTLEDGLGWPVPNDSSKQPCWLYSKSSSEKHSTSSGSQIVKMHDVEFQKNQLSFGKNGFISENSICRMMPSSEKDSYSRQNMLPFSIPQQQKAKPSGANVTWSNFEGKQDLENGSVDGSRVPYCEFLRGHLSSDTIRTHVAEHVHAVHINSGNLFPSYRGVIQPAVNESQAKNLKASFLKNEITVLQDSIACLESQLLKVSLRKDFLGRDSAGRLYWGFSWLGTPPWVVIDGTMLVLQKKIEKQGTSLPSSSTLRCPFGTGSVLSSEGLDISNPYMYVHNDNTTFPWISFQSDTEIEELIQWLRDTHPLERDLLGAILQWQNIRYKDSNEAINCVQGVDQPTSSRPDNSEELVNSNAIGASIVLEKKFGACLKSESSIPMKQSWKAEVKFSEKMCRCDCLELIWPSRCHCYSCHQSFSTSEELKRHDNGMCHPSVPTSGNKVNGSVLKGKGMMMTETSLGECSNEIGLSRVSGSVMHEVGVEFNKITEELACPFDIEEISTKFITKDSNKELVQEIGLIGSNGVPSFVPSTSPFLDDPTLKLEPSWKNEGKQGGNSKNIENQLQHSVEGKMKINGRQGKFSINSTRRFAKNGKFEGSMKGVKSPFLKNSDLRVVNCSIICESSSRPIIGRAVQLLRQLKMNLLDMDAALPEEALKPSMAGLDKRHAWRVFVKSAKSIMEMVQATIVFEEMIKTEYLRNGRQYWSSLSAAARIATISSLALHICTLDASLVYEKPLPSSSPTVIENLGSESDIKILTCSNPLDTPMTSCKPVQKTFGVDLTDNANPSSKRSKKRKDSGG from the exons ATGGAACTCAACGAGCCGACGCGAGTTATGCCTTTCGACATCGACCTCAACGAACCTCCTCTTCCTTCTCCTCGCGACTCTCACctctctcctcctcctcctccgccTCCCTCTCCGCCTCCGCCGCCGCCGCCTAGCCGACCTCGCGCCGCCGTGCTTCTCGATATCAATGCGGCTCCGCCCATCGAACCCGACGCTGATCAATGCCTCCAATCCATGAACTCTCG AATGCACGTAGTGCGTGATTCTTCTTTTATTGGAAACTCATTAAATGACCCAGTGACATGTTCAAATTTGTTATATGTGGGGAATGAATTTGATCTTCTGAAGACACCTGGCAGTGTGAGACATAATGTTAGATCAGATTTTAAAGATTCGGTGCAGCAGAGACTGAATTTTGATGGAAATTTTACTGAAACAGATCTAGGCTCTAAACTAAAAGGAGGGCTTTGGGCTAGCGATACTACACCCCATAAAATACCATTCCAGAATCCAAGTGAGGCATATATGCAAGAACTGAGAgaatttattgctgaaaatcATGGCATACTCGAGGATGGTTGGCGAGTAGAATTAAGCTATTGtcagaatagaaaaaaaatctttcccGTTTACTGTGCCCCAGATGGAAATAAGTTCCCTTCAATGTTTGATGTTGCCCGTCATCTTGGGTTGGTACTAGACTGCCTCTCTGTAGAACCTGAGGGCACAAGTGATAGATTTGCTTTTTGGCGCAAAAGATTGCATTTGTGCCGGAGAAAAGAGTCTATGTATTCAAAAGCGAAGAATTTGGATAGATTCCAAGAAAATTTGAGAAGTTTTCATGGAGAGGTCTCATTGGGCATTGGGACTGAGGTTAATCAGGCCTGCAGGTTGAAGGATAATTCAGGAACCACAGAGACTCCATCATCAGAGGATAATGAAGGCTGTGCTGTTGGGCAGCTTCAG GAAGGACTCCCAATTCAGTTTGAAGACTTCTGTATTCTTTCTGTGGGGGAGGTTGATCCCCGACCCTCATATCATAATACTAGCCAGATCTGGCCAATAGGCTATAGATCCAGCTGGCATGATAGGATTACCGGGTCTCTTTTTGTGTGTGATATCTCAGATGGTGGAGATTCTGGTCCAGTTTTCAAGGTTCAAAGATTTTCATGTTCTGCACGGCCTATTCCTATTGGATCAACAGTAATCTCCAAGCCAGGCTTTGGCTTACACAATGCTGAAGGTAAAGTGGAAAGTGATGATTCAACTACTTTTGTTAtaattgatgatgatgatataaATATTCAGATGATATTGTTTGATCATAGCCCTCCACAACTAGATCATGATAGGTTAGCAGGTTCTGGGAATATTTCAAATGAAGTCTGCAATTTGCAGACAATGAATAGTTTGCAAACAGAGTCAAATTTCTTTCCTCAAAGTCCTAGGAAATATACAGCTGTGAACTCTGGGGTGATAGATAATATTGGTGAATTCTTAGTAGAAGGGAGATCATCAATTTCAGTATGGAAAATGGTATCTCAAACTTTAGCAGATGCTTGCCGCAATGTATACAAGAAGACTGGTTTATGTAAGTTTTGCTGCAAGGATGCTGTCCCTATAATGTGGTCATCATGCTTGCACTCTGAGAGTACAAAAAGTGATGATTCATTGGCTAAGTTTTGCTATATTTCTGGCCCTATTAACATCCCATGTTGTATTCAAAGTGATGATGAGCTCATTACTACTTGTGAAGCACTGGTGAAGTGGTTAGACCAAGACCGATTTGGACTAGATATGGAATTTGTGCAAGAATTTATAGAACAGCTTCCTGGGGTACATGCCTGTTCAGAATATAAGTTCCTTAATGAAAGATGTGACATATCAAAATTACGAACTGTTGGAAGTGGGTTTCTTCTTGTCAAAAGGAAGACTGGTATGCAAAGTGAGAAAGAAGCAGATGGTTTTCTCAAAGGCTGTAAAAGATCTAGGAAGCGGGCATTTGAAGAATCTGTCAAGAAAGATTGCTCTCCTCCTGGCAAGCCAGTTAGCTTAAAGCTTCCTGCTGATTCAATTGGTGATGTTCTTCAG TCTTGGGAGTTACTTTGCCGTTTCTCTGAAGTTTTAGGGCTGGAGGAACCTTTATCATTCAAGGAACTTGAAGAGGAACTTATAAATGGCTATTCCTTTATTACTAGGAGAACTTTGACGAAGGTTCACTGCTCACTCCTAAAAGTGCTACTAGGTGAACTGCAGGTCAAGGTGGCAGCATTTGTAGATCCTAATTCTGATGTTGTAGGATCTAAGTTTAGACGGGGAAGGAAGAAAGATGCAGACTACCTGATTTCTGTCAAGAAATCCATGCTTGACATGCTCCCAGTTGATGAACTTACATGGCTAGAATTAGCTCGAAGGTACATTTTAACTGTTTCATTCATGCATGGTAACCTTGACTCTACGGAGATCATTGGCCGTGAGAGTTGCAGAGTGTTGCAGTGTTTGCGAGGTGATGGTGGACTAATCTCTGATTCTAATGTGGAAGTGGCTGGAAGAGAAGCAGATACACTG CTGCTTGCAGAGGCTACAAAGCAAATCTTTGGCTCAGCACACAGTGTCGATAATGGTTCAAGTGTTGAACACAAGAAGTCTGATACAATTGTTGGTTGCAAAACAGTTACAGTGAATAATGGTGAAACTCCTGAGTGGGCGCAAGCTCTGGAACCTGTTAGAAAGCTACCCACTAATGTTGGAGCTAGAATTAGAAACTGTGTTTATAGTGCTCTGGAGAAAGATCCCCCAGAATGGGCAAAGAAGGTACTGGAGCATTCAATAAGTAAGGAAGTTTACAAGGGAAATGCTTCAGGGCCTACCAAG AAAGCTGTGCTCTCAATACTGGCAGAGGTGTGTGGTGAAGACCCGCAGCAGAAACCCAATAGAAAGAGGAAAGACAAGTGTGTTAACACTGTATCTGATGTGATTATGAAACAATGCCGAAATGTGCTTCACCTAGCCGCAGCTGCagataaaaaaatggtttttggtAGCGTGCTTGGAGGATCACTTAATatttctgatgatgatgatgatgatgaggggCTTCTTCAATCTCCTTCAATGTTGTCACGTCCTTTAGACTTCAGAATTATTGATATGAAATTGACTTCTGGGGCATATGGTGGATCACATGATGCTTTTCTTGAGGATGTTCGAGAG GTTTGGCGTAACATTCGAACTGCTTGTGGAGATCAGGCAGATTTGATCCATTTGGCTGAAACATTATCCCAAAAATTTGAAGTACTTTATAAAAAAGAG GTTCTCAATTTTGTCCCAAAACTTGTGGATAATGAAACTGGAGGATGCTCAAGTGCTGAAGCAAAAAACAAGATGGGAGATATTAATGAATGTGCAAGAGAGAATCCCAAGGCTCGTTCAGATGAGGGTGTCTGTAAATTGTGCGGTGTGAATAAGGATGATAAGAATGTGTTGTTGTGTGATACGTGTGATTCGGGGTATCATACATATTGCTTAAATCCTCCACTTGCCAAAATTCCTCATGGAAACTGGTATTGTCCTTCTTGTGTGACTGGTAATTGTATCACTCAAGGATCTTCACAAAGTACTGAGGTCATTAGCAGGTTCCGGAAAAAGAGATGTCAAAGAGAGTTCAATCACAGATTTCCAAAAGCTCTGGCCCATTTGGTAACCACAATGGCGATGAAGGAGTACTGGGAATACACCGTAGAGGAG AGGATTTTTCTTCTAAAGTTCTTGTGTGATGAGGTGCTGAACTCTGCTAAAATTCGGGAACACCTAGAACAGTGTGCCTCTATGTCTGCTGATTTGCAGCAGAAACTGCATTCACTATCTTCAGAATGGAGAAACCTGAAGTTGAGAGAAGAAGTTGTGGCTGCCCAAGTGGGGAAAGTGAACCAAAGCACGCTCAATGGTGTTGGAAATTCTGTAACAGAAGAAGTTGCTATAGTGCGTACAAGTTATCGTAAATTGATGGGGCAACTACTTAGTAGAAGCAGTTGCATGTCGCCCTTCTCCACTAATATGAATACTTTGGAAGATGGATTAGGGTGGCCTGTGCCAAATGATTCCAGTAAACAACCATGTTGGTTATATTCAAAAAGCAGTTCAGAGAAACATTCTACCAGTAGTGGTAGTCAAATTGTCAAGATGCATGATgttgaatttcaaaaaaatcaactatCTTTTGGTAAGAATGGTTTTATATCTGAGAATTCTATATGTCGTATGATGCCTTCCAGTGAAAAAGATTCATACAGTAGGCAAAACATGCTACCCTTTTCCATTCCTCAACAACAGAAAGCTAAGCCTAGCGGAGCAAATGTCACATGGAGTAATTTTGAAGGAAAGCAGGACTTGGAAAATGGCAGTGTTGATGGTTCAAGGGTGCCTTATTGTGAATTTCTAAGAGGTCATCTCTCATCAGATACCATTAGAACCCATGTAGCTGAACATGTACATGCAGTGCACATTAACAGTGGGAATTTGTTTCCCAGCTATCGTGGCGTCATTCAACCTGCTGTGAATGAATCACAAGCCAAGAACCTCAAGGCAAGCTTCCTCAAGAATGAGATTACTGTTTTGCAGGATTCAATTGCCTGTCTAGAATCACAACTTCTGAAGGTATCATTGCGGAAGGATTTTCTGGGCAGGGACTCTGCTGGCCGGCTCTACTGGGGCTTTTCCTGGCTGGGTACGCCTCCATGGGTGGTTATTGATGGGACTATGTTAGTGCtgcaaaagaaaatagaaaaacagGGAACTTCATTGCCTAGCAGTTCAACTTTGAGATGTCCTTTTGGAACTGGGAGTGTTTTGAGTTCTGAAGGACTTGACATATCTAATCCTTATATGTACGTGCACAATGATAACACAACTTTTCCATGGATTTCTTTTCAATCTGACACTGAAATTGAAGAACTAATTCAATGGTTGAGGGATACTCACCCACTAGAGAGAGACCTATTAGGTGCTATTTTACAGTGGCAAAATATAAGATACAAGGATTCCAATGAAGCAATAAATTGTGTTCAGGGTGTGGATCAACCAACTTCGTCAAGGCCCGATAACAGCGAAGAACTTGTAAATTCTAATGCTATTGGGGCTTCGATTGTACTGGAGAAGAAGTTTGGTGCTTGCTTGAAATCAGAATCTTCCATTCCTATGAAGCAGAGTTGGAAGGCAGAAGTAAAATTTTCAGAGAAAATGTGCCGATGTGACTGCCTAGAACTCATATGGCCTTCTAGATGCCATTGCTACTCATGCCACCAATCATTCTCCACTAGTGAGGAACTCAAGAGGCATGACAATGGAATGTGCCATCCAAGTGTGCCTACCTCTGGGAACAAGGTGAATGGTAGTGTCTTGAAGGGGAAGGGGATGATGATGACTGAAACCTCACTGGGGGAGTGCTCTAATGAAATAGGTCTTAGTAGAGTGTCGGGAAGTGTAATGCATGAGGTTGGGGTTGAGTTTAATAAAATCACAGAGGAGTTGGCTTGCCCATTTGACATTGAGGAGATAAGTACCAAGTTTATCACTAAAGACTCTAATAAGGAATTGGTACAGGAAATAGGACTTATTGGTTCAAATGGTGTTCCATCATTTGTACCAAGCACATCTCCTTTCCTGGATGACCCCACCTTAAAGTTAGAGCCTTCTTGGAAAAATGAGGGGAAGCAAGGTGGTAATTCCAAGAACATAGAAAATCAGCTGCAACATTCAGTGGAAgggaaaatgaaaatcaatgGGAGACAaggcaaattttccattaaCTCGACTAGAAGATTTGCCAAGAATGGGAAATTTGAGGGATCTATGAAAGGAGTTAAATCTCCTTTCttgaaaaattcagatctgagGGTTGTGAACTGCTCCATAATTTGTGAATCTTCATCAAGACCCATTATTGGCAGGGCAGTTCAGCTTCTTAGGCAGCTCAAAATGAACTTGCTCGATATGGATGCTGCCCTTCCTGAGGAAGCTCTGAAACCATCAATGGCTGGTTTGGATAAAAGACATGCCTGGCGTGTGTTTGTTAAATCTGCCAAGTCAATAATGGAG ATGGTTCAAGCAACTATTGTATTTGAGGAAATGATAAAAACTGAGTACCTGAGGAATGGAAGGCAGTATTGGTCATCCCTCTCTGCTGCAGCCAGGATTGCTACCATCTCCTCCCTTGCTCTTCACATATGCACCTTAGATGCTTCCCTTGTTTATGAGAAGCCTTTGCCAAGTTCCAGTCCTACTGTGATTGAAAATCTGGGCAGCGAATCAgatataaaaattttgacttgTTCAAATCCTTTAGATACTCCAATGACAAGTTGCAAGCCAGTCCAGAAGACTTTTGGTGTAGATTTAACAGATAATGCCAACCCAAGTAGCAAAAGAAGCAAGAAAAGGAAAGATTCAGGGGGATGA